In the genome of Phragmites australis chromosome 9, lpPhrAust1.1, whole genome shotgun sequence, the window GTGGTtccatgaaaattatagaaGGGCTATGTTTTGACGTTAACCCCCTTATCCAGCAAAATACTGCCTCACTCATATTTCTGCTAAATGACCAATTCCCCCATTGCAGTGACAAGCTCTTCAGTATGGATTAACCTGCCATTTGCCACAGCTCTGATTGCCTTATTTCGCTACATATCACTTGACTATGACCTCCGTAGAAAGAGCACAACCACCACAGATCATGGTGTCATTCGTCCACTTGTCAAAACAAAAAGTACTGAATTAAAGAAAATCCGTCCAACTGAAAAGGATGGAAAATCAGATTGGAGAAGCAAGGTGAATTCACCTCTAGTTGAAGCAGCATTTGAACAGTTCACAAGGCACCTTGCCACTGAGTGGGTAACAGATCTGTGGTACTCCCGTGTAACACCTGACAAGGAAGGTCCAGAGGAACTCATCACCGTAGTTAATACTATCCTCGGAGAGATTTCAGTTAGGGCAAGAAATGTTAACCTTACCAGTCTGCTAACCAGGTAAAAATCTTGTTTTAGCACAGTAGATACATAAACAATGTACCGTTTTCAGAACATTTGATGTCTTATATTAAAACCTTCTCTACCTTTGCCAGGGATCTGGTTGATCTTATATGCAACAATTTGGAGCTTTATCATTTTTGTCAAGCCAAGATTGGAAAAGAGAAGTTTGTTAACCTTCCATCAGAGCGTCGTGATGCTGAACTGAAACTGACCCTTATAGCTGAAAACAAGTTGCATCCTGCCTTATTTTCAGCCAGTGCCGAATACAAGGTAAGATGCACGAACATGGTGAAGCTCTCACCATGTTCCTGCTTAGTAGATGGTGAAACTTTAAGTTCTTACTTTTATTTGGTTCATTTGTTGCCAAACATGCACGATCAGTGGGGGCAATTGACAGGGGTGGAGCTTGGTTATGGCCAGAGTGGGCCACTGCCCCCTTACAATATCACAATCATATAGAAAACAATGTAGTATTTAGGCTATTTTGCTTAGTGTGCTTCAAAATGGCCACCTCTAGATTGTCTAATTCATGAGTCTTCAAGTAGTGACCCTCTCTAAATCTTTGCTAAAGCTGCACCACTAGCAATTGATGTACTACTATGTCTGGTGTTTCGGTTATGTTTCTAAACGTTTGGCTACTATGTTCTTTCTAAACGTTTCCTTTCGTCATTGAAGTACGGGTTCAATATATAAATGAATGTCAAGCATTTCTGGTAATTTCTTACATAAGCAATTTGTGAGATATGGAATTTTACATTTTGCAGCCACGTTTTATTATCACTTCGATAACACAGCTCTTAATCCATGTCTTGATTTAACACTTACATAAGATTGTTGGTGAGTTGATCGTCGTAGTAATATATTTCTTACTCTCATGGCTGTGTATCTGTGTAAGCATCAAAGTTCATCTGATACGTACTAGcatgtgtttcttttttcttccaggTACTACAAAGCCTTGCTGATGCTTTGATCTCAACCACAGTGAAGCCTCAGGATCTACAGTGCTCTTTCTTCCGATGTACCACCAGAGAACTTCTTGCTTGTGCAGTTTTGAGACCTGTCGTGAACTTAGCAAATCCAAGGTAACTCACACACCTggtttatatgatttttttagtgtCACATATTGGATGTTAAATTTGCAGGTTTATAAATGAAAGGATTGAATCTTTGGCTCTTTCTCGTTACAATAATGCGGAGAAAGGAGTTGCAGAATCCTTGGAGGATGTTACAACTGTTAAGCAAAGGGAACCTCCTATGCCCTCTGCAGATGAATTTTCTGCACTAATAGATGACTCAAGTCCAGGTGTTGAACTCGTTCGATTTCGTCAGGGTCAATCCAAAACTGCATCAGATATACAACCCAGTAAAAGTAAAAATCCAGCTAGTCTAAAACTAGAATCCCCTGATCCTTCTTTGATTAATAATTCGCATCCACTAGAGTCAACCAGTTTACCTTACACTTCCCTTGCTGCTTCAGGTAGTTCGTTACATCCCAAAAATAGTGATAGAGCAGTTACAGATAGTTTTGGGAGAGAGCGTGCACAGCCTTTGGGAATCAGCTCCCAACACAAACATCAAGCTTTAGCACCTGAGCACCTCGAGAATATGTGGACAAAGGGAAAGAATTACAAATCAGAAAAGGCAAATCAAGCACCCATTGGGTCTGCTTCTCTAAGCACCACTTCTTCGGTGCAGCAGTCAGTTCCCTGCAGCACTTCAATTCGTCATCATCCTAGTATTCCTCAAAGGCAAACAGTTTTATCTCATTCTGAGGACCAGCATTTGATAAGACACTCGACTACACCTACATATTCAAATGGCACTAATCACCTGCCAAAAAGCCTATCTGCAGAAATGGCAGAGCATGCCGGCCCAGAAGACTTTGGAGTAGAGAGTGAGAGTTCATACGCCACTGAGGATGATGAAGGCAACAATGTGACTGGACTTGATTCTCCTGTTACCAGAGTTTGGGAAAgcaaaaataaaggaaatgcCACCTCGTCGCATATACATCACCCACTTGAATCTTCTGGTTTCCACAAAGCAAAGAAGAATAGAAGTCATGTGGGAAAACTGAAAGTGTCAAGAACTTCTTCAGGAAGAAAAAAGTCAAGGTCAAAGGCTCAAAAGACTCCCATCTGGCAAGAAGTGGAGAGATCCTCTTTCTCGGTTGGGGATGACTTAGACATACTCAATACATCTGCAAATGATTCAAGGACAGATGGACTAGTTGAGGATACTGAGGTGGAAAGTATGTGTAGGATATTTAGCAGTGCCAATGCTTCATCTTTGTCATTGGCATCAACTGACTCTTCTTATTCATCAAATTATTGTGGTGCCAATGTGCTGGAAGACTCTTATTTGAAGTTAAGATGTGAGGTATTGTATTTTCATTTTAATTTACTTCGATCATGATAACTACTGGTGGTACATATCTTTATGAGATATTCTTATTCAGGTGGTAGGAGCTAGCATTGTGAAAAGTGGGTCTGGCATGTTTGCTGTGTATTCTGTTTCCGTGACTGATGCCAATGGTAATAGTTGGTCCATCAAAAGGAGGTGAGTATGCTTTAGTTTTTTCCTGCGTGATGAGCCGCAATAGGTATTTTTcaaatatgctatttttttaagTGTATTATTTGCTCTGTGGTTCCTGTGCATTTTAATTAGGTTTCGTCATTTTGAAGAGCTACACCGGCATCTGAAAGAATATGCTCAGTACAATCTTCATGTGCCTCCAAAGCATTTCCTCTCATCAGGTTTAGAGGTTCCTGTTGTTCGAGAGAGATGCAAGCTGCTTGACATATATCTGAAGGTATATTTCTTGTACTATGCTAAGACACTCTAGTTAATTTTCTCTTTCTCCATATTTCACTGAAGCTCAAGTTTGACCACTGAAATTTCAAAACAATAATTCATTTCTTGAGTGGTTGAGGCACTTAGTTCAAGTCATACTTTAAGAACAGCTTTGTTAGGGGCTAACATGGTGCAGAGCATCTTGCaagaaacataattttttttcttagtttttgCTTTAGGAGTATAAAGGGTTCTGCTCTTCTTAGAATTACTCAAGTCAagacagcatgaatgcatactgATCTTCATTCACAGCTAATTGGCATCTTGATCTGCATTGGCTTTGGCATAATATGTTTTTAGTAAGCATCGTTGGGATTCTCTTTGTCCTGCTGTTGCTATATGGTTGTCTAACCTTGAAGTAAGCATTTTCTGTTTTATCATGTTTGCTGTGCTTCATGATCTGTGATACGGAATCTGCTAATGAAGTTTATCTGTATAGTTAAGAAAAACCTTGCATCATATAACTCTACCTGTTAATTCTACAGAAGCTTCTTCAAATCCCAATTGTTTCAAGCTGTATAGAAGTCTGGGATTTTCTGAGTGTTGATTCACAGGTTAGTTTCCTTATTTAGCTCTTACTAGATCAATGTTTCTGAAACTGGTTTGTAATGACTTGGCTAATGTCCTTATCGCAGACATACATTTTCATGGACTCTCTCTCAGTTATCCAAACATTGTCAGGTGTGTTGTACCCTTGGAGTTGAGTGACTAGATCTTTCAGAATTACTGCATTTTGGCACTATTTAATGCCCGCTTCTGATATCTTGCAGTCAGTTTAGATGAAAGATCAaatgagaagaatagaaaaacATTGAACTCTGCTGAACGGTTGGATGGAAATTTGATGTCTGGAGGTCAATCTTCCCATGGACATAAAGATGATTCCGTGCATAAGGATTGGAACTTCGCTGCCAGTGATGGTTTGAGATTTAGGAAAGGGAATGTGGAAAAGAATTTAGGAACTAGTGCTAGCAACATAGCTGCCAATCTTTATCAAGATAATTCTGGAAGTGACCCAGAGCAGAATGATTACTCATTTTCAATAAATTCGGGAAATCCTAAGAAACCGCTTTCAAGTGAAACCGATGACACATCTCAAATTTTGGTGTCTGATGGATACTCGGTAGCTCCTAATGATGTAAGTTCTTATAAATTCTGTGAACTTTTTACTATTAAGATTccatatacttttttttttgcaatatacTGTTTCTCCTCCTTTTGTCATTGGTTTACTTTAGTAGCCTGCCTGACCGATAACTTCAAACCTACAACATTTCAGTGGATGCCCCCAAATCTTAGTGTCCCCTTGTTTCATCTTGTCGATGTGGTTTTTCAGCTTCAAGATGGAGGCTGGATCAGGTGAGTTAACTCTACACCCATCAGTACGATTTCCTAGCATTTTGCATCTGTAACTCTGATCTGAAGTCCTTATCTTTTTTAGGCGGCAAGCATTTTGGGTTGCAAAACAAATTCTGCAATTGGGAATGGGAGACACTTTTGATGACTGGCTTGTTGAGAAAATCCAGTTACTCAGGAGAGGGAGGATAATTGCTTTCGCAGTTAAGCGTGTTGAACAAGTAAGTCTCAGATGATTTCTTTAGCAAAGGTGGTTCCAACAACCAACGTTTTACAAAGGGACCTATATTCTTTATGTATCTAGGCAGTTTCTCATCGGCTGCCCTTCATCAACAATTTTTTGTGCAGGATTGCCATTTAATTTAGTctgttttttttctgttttcacTGTGTACAGATTCTCTGGCCTGATGGAATTTTTATGACAAAACATCCAAAGAGAAAAGCAGCAGCAGTTCCTCCGAATGCTCAGAGCAATGGCATGACCAACTATCTGAGTGATGAACAACGGATAGAGGCTGCCCATCGTGCAAATTTTGTCCGTGAATTAATAATAGGTAAACTTGATGCTTGAGATGTTCTATTGGGTTATTGGGTTAATCATACTACTATCTCTGTTCTTTTTTACCTATCGTTTAGGACATCTGTTCGGTCTCCAATGCATGCCTTTGAGGGTTGCTTTTTCTAAGTATCTGTTATCCAAAGTTATTGAAAACATAATCATTTGAAAGTATTTTCCAATACAAATCTATTAATATCATTTTGATATGATAAATCTTAATATTTGTTtgtatattagtggtcaaagtttctaaagtttGACTACACGCCTCCCTAAATGTCATCTGTTTGAGAACGGAGGGAGTACCTTCCTTCTTTAGCTTCCATTGGTTGTTGATCTGATGCTTCCTTCAGTAGTCGTTTTGCTTGAATGATATTTAATTACTCGTTAGTGCAGTCTTCTTAGTTATGTTagcttctttaccatcttaCTGTTTTTATCTGTGCAGATAAAGCACCATCTGCACTGGTGAGTCTGGTTGGTCGGAAGGAATACGAAAGGTGTGCTCAGGATATTTACTTCTTTCTTCAGGTAAGTATTCTTGGAGGATTGAATTTGTACTGAGTGTGGGTTCCACTAAGATTATTTATATTGGTGGTGCCTAAGGCTATCTGACACTGCAAACCTCTCCGTTTTCCAAAATCATTGCTTAAGCAGCGAAGATAAGCTTTTCCTCAAAAAAGGACAAAAACACACACTAAGCCACCCACCCATTTGGTTGCCTGAAATTCTCAGTCCTGTAAGTTTACCCTTGTGTTAATGGGGAAGTTGCGTATTAGTATGTTCAGCACTAAGTCATACAGCCCCTCAATGACCAACTCAACCAGCTATCACCTATTTTAAGGGTAGTTGATTCAGCCTCCATGTACCCATTCGAGGTTCCTTCAAGCAATCAAACAGCCCCAAGAAATTAGTCAAAACTGTGATACTTTGTTTGCAAATACCTGTTCCGTGGTACATAAATTGTCACTTTCttaactttgaccactaataaTTACAGAATTATTCAGACTGACCACATGAAAATGATATGAAGATCTATTTGTAAAAATCCTACAGTGATGTTTTATAATGTTTTCCTAGCATACAAATGTAGCATTTTTCTGAGAAGTACAAATGATATAATTAGTGGTAATTAGTTCTCAGGTACTGTAGAAAGTAATAAACATCATACATTTGCGAATCCATAGGAAACAACAGTAAGATAAAAGAAACATCAGCACCAGCTATCTGATCCTTGACTTGTATTTATATTTGGTTTTCCATACAGTCCCCGGTTTGTTTGAAGCAGCTAGCATTTGAACTCCTGGAGCTGCTTGTTCTAGCTGCATTTCCAGAGTTGGATGGCACGGTGAGCAAGTGGCATGAAGATAAGCAGCAGTTGTGCAGTCTTGAATGATCCTCGAATGCTGAATCATTCAGGGAGCAGTGTTCCAAACACGTCTCGTTTTCCCAGAGCGCTGACCAATCTCTCTGTAAATAAGGTGATTATGAAAAGTTCTGCTGTTTGACGTCTCAGTTTAAAGGAGGTGACTTTGAGCAGTGTGAATACGATTAGTAGAGCAACGGGTAGAGAATGGTCCATTTTAACCCTTGGACCGTAGTAGGCTGGTTTTGTTCCCAAGAGACGACTGGTGTCATTCCCCTCTCAAGTGTTTGGTATACGTAATGCAGCCTGAAAGGAAAGAGAATGGTGCAGTATTTTTGCCGTAGCGTAGGAGCTGTACTCTTTTCTTAGCGTccgtatatatattttttttgggtgAAACCGAACTTTTGTAACTGGCTGATGATCAATGAAGATACAAAGATGATGAAAGAAATATCTGTTTGTGGTTGCTAACGGCATCAACTCTATCAGAAGTCATGAATGTTGTTTTTTGttgttgcctttttttttttggaaaggaAATTGTCGTTGCATTGTTGCTAGACCCATGCCATATGTGCTGCGCTGAGAGTGATATACCAATGCCGGCAATGTTGGAATTTTGATGTCTCTAAAAAGCAGCTCGTGAATGTTACTTCGTTCGAATTTTGCTAGACCCACGGCGCCGCTTGAGGTATCACAACCACAGAAGGAGCAGGTCACGGGAACTGCCTGACAACCCCAGCGGAATCCGCACCTGTTGGTCGTGAAAACCACGGACGAGACGGCAGTATCCGCAAGTGCACCGCGCCAGTCCGCGGATCACCCCTCGTCCGTCTGCTACCGATCAAGCATCGGCACGAAACACAGCGCGAGCGCCATGGTCCCGGCGAGCGCTCGTACTGTGTGTCGTACGCTCGCATGGCCTACGACATGCCCGAAGCTAGGACAGTCCTTGCCATGTTTCCGGCATCATTCTCTGAACCTCTCCCGGCCCCGTCCCTGCCTGATGCTTTTGGCTGGATCAGGTCATGCAGTCGTGCGTCATCGATCCCACGGCCTCCCTGCCCGTCTGAACCGTCGGCAGTAGCCACCGTCTCGTTCGACAGAGGCACCGACCGCACAgtattctttctctctctcggcTCAGCGTGGACAGTGTGTAGTACGACAGCGTACTGCATGCGCATGCACATGCATCATTGCTGGGCTTACGGTACGTGTAAGCACATGTAGACTTCATCAGGCTCAGCAGCTGCATGCCTTTTCGGGGGCAGCTCCAATGGTAGTGACAGATGTTAGCTTTTATTTATAGATATGAAAGGGAGAAAAGTAGTCTGAGTTAAAGATAAGAGCTAgctattgatttttattttatagaTGTAGAAGAAAATATTAGAGAGCTATTTTTTAATGAAGATATAACACTAAGTACGAAGCAGATCTTACCTTAACACCTATCTTCTTTGTAAGATTTAGAAAATTATGAAAGTCATAacatatataaatttttaaaaatatattctaataattaGAGTTAGCAACTAGCTGTAACGATTAAAGATACTCTCACATCCTTTCTCCCTACGCTAGCTGCCTTTATTGACACTGCGTACTGGTACTGTCCAGCACTTCTGTAGCCGGGACCCAAGAGGAGGACAGCCTAAGGCTAGTTAGTTTGGGTCACAACTGTTGCGGTTGATCTCTTCAtatcatataaattttatggCCATTAACGAAACAATAGAAAATCTAAGGAAAAGTGATGGTTTTTCAACAGGCACAAAGAGAGTAGAATTGCACAAGATAAAGATCGTTTTAACAGAAATGATAATATAGATAACTCTTACTTTTTGTCAACGATGTGAGTGTACGAATCAGATGTGAGTGTACGAATCATGTACAAATGCTGAATTCTCAAATATTTGGTGGATTTGTATCTTAAATTTATGGGAAAGGTAAGCAAGTTAAAGGGGATAATTTTGAAGCTCACTTCAATGCATAATCAGAAAGCTCTATGCTAGTGGATTGTTTTTAAACTATTCCTCTTACGGAGAACAATGATTTGATCCGGCAGAAGGAGGATGATATTCTCAGTGTATATGCCATGCTTGTGGAATTTATTTTCCAAGATATGTTGGAAGATCTTAATTAGTCTTCTAATATTCTCATAAATGTCATAAGCCTACAATTATCCTACATGATATTGTATATTGTGTATCACTATATACAATAGTGTGTCTCCAAACATGATACTCAAGAAAATCAAgattgtatgtattctatatatgagttaaatttttatgaaattttcttcttatatatatagaaattttaCGGGAACTAATCAGATAGAAGAAAATTTTGTTTAGTGGGGAGTTGTACTACTAATGCAATTTTCTAGGAGCAGATATATTTTCATACTCCAAAACATGGAAAAACTATGACCATAATTGAACGAGATATATAATTGTGGATTTGAATCCAACCATATATTTTCCCTATGGATACATACTTAGTGATCATAGATGCACTCTTGTATCCTGATTTAACTCGTACCTTACTCGGTTATAAAGACATCAGTCTAAAAGGTTTTTATGTGGAAACTCAAACTAAGAACAATGATTTTTCTCACCAAATCCAACAGATGTGCCAAGCAAATGCTTGAGAAAATTTATTCCCTATCATTTTGATTGTATCATACATACATTAATTCCGTAACACATGTTGCgtatacaatatttttttataatattaataaattcaagATTTGACATGCTTGCCTTGACCATCTTGATTCAGGGATGATGACAAAAAATTATTGACAATTTGGTTGGTCACAACATAAATATTGCAAAATTTCCAAAATCATCAGATTTTGTGCGCACCTCTTGTGCCATATGGAAATCAATTTTGAGCCCCTCTTATATTAAAATTAAACACGAGCAACTTAATTTCCTCGACCATATTCAAGAAGATATATGTGGTAATATTCAGTTATTATCTGAACCATTTATGGTACTTTATGGTGCTCTATGAAGCATCAATAAAATGGTTGCATGTATATCTATCCTCTACGATGAACCATGCTTTTGCCAAATTAATTGCTCCAATTATCAAATTAAGAGTAAAATATTTTGGGCGCAGGATAAACTCTATTCGAATGGATAATGCCGTGAAATTTTCTTCACATGCATTCAATACCTCTTGTATGGTTGGTCTCGTTGAATATCTTGTCAAGAGAGTTAAATTAATTGCACGACCACTCCTAACAGAATTGAAATTTACCAACCTCTTATTAAAATAATGCGCTATTACACGTACCAACTTCTTGTTGGAATCATGCATTATTACACGCTACTGATTTAATCCAAATCCGACCAACCGCATATCATGCAACTTTCCCATTGCAGTTAGTACGTGAAAATCAACCAAGTATTTCTCATCTGCAAAAATTTAGTTACGCTCTCTACGTACTGATATCACCACTGCAGCCTACATCTATGGGTCCCTAAAAGAAATTAGAGATCTAAGTGAGGTATAAATCTCTATCAATGATATAATATCTTGAACTCCTAACAAGAGGCTTAGGCCTTATTTAGGGAAGCTAGAGCTTTTGCAAAAGCTGCTGGTCAAAGAAGCTAGCTGGCTGGTCCGAGAAGCTGGCCTGTTTGGTAACCTAGCTTTTGGATACCTGGTGAGAGGGATGAGCTGAACCTATTTAGGTGGAATATCTGGAATACCCTTTGGGGATAATGAAGGTCTAATTATGCATAGAGTTTGGTTAATACTACCATGTGTTCATCAAGCATACACTTGGATAACCTTGACCTGACATGTGTTTATCTAGCACATACAAAAGATCAACTTGAACCTAACACGAGTGTTCATGAATCACATATAAAATAATTAGTGCATTATCCTATTCCCATTTACTCTACCTGCCATCAATGAATTTGCAATAAAATCACAAAATGCACACATATCACCATCATCTGATGATGCACCATTGTAGTCACCTCCTCCCAATGAGTCAGCTGGCGGGAtgtattcttcatcttcatcgcaCATCTGAAACAGTTCATCACTTAGAGCACTATCACGAATGAAGTTATAAAGTGACATGCATGCCATGATGATCTTCTTCTGCTTCTCAACTGAAAAACTTGGCATATGCAATAGAACTCACCATTTCATTTTCAACACACCAAAATAACGTTCAATTACGTGACAAAGAGAGGAGTAAGCATGATTGAACACCTCTTTGAGTCCACTTGGCCTATGCTCCCCTTGAAATTCAGGTATGTGATACTTCTGGCCTTTGTAGGGAGCTATGAAACCTTTTTTATTAGGATATCTATAATCAATAAGATAAAATTTTCCTACATGTAAAAATAATGTGATACAACATATCAATATGACAATAGCAAAAGTAATATGTCTATTTGTAGGACCTATGGACCTTACCTTCAGGAGGATGGGGAGAATAATCTAAGTATCGGTTCAAAGAATCATTGAATACTTGAGAGTCGTGTGCAAAATCATGTCATTCAGCTAAAACAAATGTGAATCTTATATCAAAGTCACAGATAGCCATCACGTTCTGCATTGGATATCCATAACGACCAATGTGGGGAATCATCTCAGTTGCTGGCACACCAACACGTATATTTGTGTTATCTATTGCACCAATACAATTGTTAAAGTGGGGTGAAAAACAAGAATCTTAAATCCTGGGGTGAACTATTGTAAATTGTACATCTTTTGATTTTATATTGTCCCCAGCTAATAGATTGAGACATTCCAAGACTTCATTAAATTTTCGACCAATTGTTTTAGTTGATCGATTAAATATGTTCTCAACTTGGAGAAATGACTGAGGACCACCACACATCCACAAGAACATCCCTAGAGCTTCAACATAACTCATCATTCTTGAGGATTTTAGTCCATAATTTTCAACTAATGTTTCATGCAACATATCAAAAATAGGATAATTCATACGAAACATGTTGTAACAATCTATATTCACCTGTAGTTGATCAATGACCCATTGATGCCTAGCTTGTCGTGGAGGGGGCCTCACCTTTTTAGTAAGATATTTATCATTGTGGTGCATAGCAATGAGAGCAATTGTTGATGCTGCTTGGAGTATTAATTcatcactctcactctcactctcactctcactagATGAATCGTCATGATTTTCACTTGATGAGCTCATCTACAAAAGCATGACATAAGGTTCAGCTCAAATTAAAATTGTTGCACGAATGATATCATTACATATAAGGTTCATAAAGTACCAAATTTCAAACATTACATACAAGGTTCAGCTGAAATTAATATGGTAGCATAACATTAGGATACATCACATGATTAATAAGAAACTCTAGTCCTTTTCCTCTCTTCATACATCCTCTTAAGCCAATCCACCTTTCCTTCATTAGTTTTAAAGGCTTTAAACGCTGCATGGTATTCTTGTTTGATAAAGAGCTTGGTGGCCATAAAGTGTTCATCGTTTCCTTCATAGGCTCCCACACTCATGGCTTGTTCAATgagctctgtgatatcatcctcAACATTTTGGTCATTTATCTTCTTCCTGGTAGAAATCACATCAATAAGACGTGTCGCTTGCCTAACCATGTGATTCCTACCCTTGTTCTTCAGGTTTTGAGGCTttcctcccttttttttttcatcttccacAATAGTAGCATCATCTTCACCCTCTGTAGAATCATCACCAAGCTGAATGGGAGCTGCATTTGTAGGACCACCTGGAATGACCGATGATGCACTCGTGACATTAATACGTTGAAACATTACTTCAAGCTCATCTAGGTTCTCCGTAGAGCCATCACGAAACTTGCGATATTTGATGTTTTCCTAAAATATAAAGTCATATATTCTTATTAATTACAACAatcatgcatggatttaaaAGGGgtcaaaaaaaaacttcaaatttAGATACCACTACTTTGGCCTCCCACCATTCGTCGCTAGCTGTAATTATTCCATTTTGAACGTCATAACCACAACTGGTTGCAGCCCTCTTTAAATCTAACCACAAGTTGTACTATGGCTTCAATGCATCCCATTTGTTCTTTAGCTTGTCATGTGGATAATATTGTTTAGTCCTTCCTTTGAATTTTTCCTCAAAGTTCTTGTAGCCAATGGAACTCAAGGTATGTCCCGGTCTATTCTTAGCTAGAGTTTCTTCCTTAAATATCTCACAGAACACTCCCGTCGCATTGGCATCCCAGTTAGCTTACGATACTTTATTCATCTAATTTTGCACATATCCAACACATTTTAGAACATGAGATAGCTAGGGAAAAAATCATATTGCATAACTACTCATATTGTCATACATAAGTGAATAAGATTCATAATGCATAATTGATCATGCTGAAAGTGaaatgccctagaggcaattatatagatgattgtatcacacgtctatgttcatgtatttctaaataatgtgttattcttttgatgactatcatttacactGGTTAACAATTATGTGATTTATTCGTgtaactctttgtttatatcatgatattattctGATTTG includes:
- the LOC133929495 gene encoding uncharacterized protein LOC133929495 isoform X1 translates to MAAAQRAQTLRDLAEEGKKRAVLLLVFAFGLAFLMALTSSSVWINLPFATALIALFRYISLDYDLRRKSTTTTDHGVIRPLVKTKSTELKKIRPTEKDGKSDWRSKVNSPLVEAAFEQFTRHLATEWVTDLWYSRVTPDKEGPEELITVVNTILGEISVRARNVNLTSLLTRDLVDLICNNLELYHFCQAKIGKEKFVNLPSERRDAELKLTLIAENKLHPALFSASAEYKVLQSLADALISTTVKPQDLQCSFFRCTTRELLACAVLRPVVNLANPRFINERIESLALSRYNNAEKGVAESLEDVTTVKQREPPMPSADEFSALIDDSSPGVELVRFRQGQSKTASDIQPSKSKNPASLKLESPDPSLINNSHPLESTSLPYTSLAASGSSLHPKNSDRAVTDSFGRERAQPLGISSQHKHQALAPEHLENMWTKGKNYKSEKANQAPIGSASLSTTSSVQQSVPCSTSIRHHPSIPQRQTVLSHSEDQHLIRHSTTPTYSNGTNHLPKSLSAEMAEHAGPEDFGVESESSYATEDDEGNNVTGLDSPVTRVWESKNKGNATSSHIHHPLESSGFHKAKKNRSHVGKLKVSRTSSGRKKSRSKAQKTPIWQEVERSSFSVGDDLDILNTSANDSRTDGLVEDTEVESMCRIFSSANASSLSLASTDSSYSSNYCGANVLEDSYLKLRCEVVGASIVKSGSGMFAVYSVSVTDANGNSWSIKRRFRHFEELHRHLKEYAQYNLHVPPKHFLSSGLEVPVVRERCKLLDIYLKKLLQIPIVSSCIEVWDFLSVDSQTYIFMDSLSVIQTLSVSLDERSNEKNRKTLNSAERLDGNLMSGGQSSHGHKDDSVHKDWNFAASDGLRFRKGNVEKNLGTSASNIAANLYQDNSGSDPEQNDYSFSINSGNPKKPLSSETDDTSQILVSDGYSVAPNDWMPPNLSVPLFHLVDVVFQLQDGGWIRRQAFWVAKQILQLGMGDTFDDWLVEKIQLLRRGRIIAFAVKRVEQILWPDGIFMTKHPKRKAAAVPPNAQSNGMTNYLSDEQRIEAAHRANFVRELIIDKAPSALVSLVGRKEYERCAQDIYFFLQSPVCLKQLAFELLELLVLAAFPELDGTVSKWHEDKQQLCSLE
- the LOC133929495 gene encoding uncharacterized protein LOC133929495 isoform X2 gives rise to the protein MAAAQRAQTLRDLAEEGKKRAVLLLVFAFGLAFLMALTSSSVWINLPFATALIALFRYISLDYDLRRKSTTTTDHGVIRPLVKTKSTELKKIRPTEKDGKSDWRSKVNSPLVEAAFEQFTRHLATEWVTDLWYSRVTPDKEGPEELITVVNTILGEISVRARNVNLTSLLTRDLVDLICNNLELYHFCQAKIGKEKFVNLPSERRDAELKLTLIAENKLHPALFSASAEYKVLQSLADALISTTVKPQDLQCSFFRCTTRELLACAVLRPVVNLANPRFINERIESLALSRYNNAEKGVAESLEDVTTVKQREPPMPSADEFSALIDDSSPGVELVRFRQGQSKTASDIQPSKSSSLHPKNSDRAVTDSFGRERAQPLGISSQHKHQALAPEHLENMWTKGKNYKSEKANQAPIGSASLSTTSSVQQSVPCSTSIRHHPSIPQRQTVLSHSEDQHLIRHSTTPTYSNGTNHLPKSLSAEMAEHAGPEDFGVESESSYATEDDEGNNVTGLDSPVTRVWESKNKGNATSSHIHHPLESSGFHKAKKNRSHVGKLKVSRTSSGRKKSRSKAQKTPIWQEVERSSFSVGDDLDILNTSANDSRTDGLVEDTEVESMCRIFSSANASSLSLASTDSSYSSNYCGANVLEDSYLKLRCEVVGASIVKSGSGMFAVYSVSVTDANGNSWSIKRRFRHFEELHRHLKEYAQYNLHVPPKHFLSSGLEVPVVRERCKLLDIYLKKLLQIPIVSSCIEVWDFLSVDSQTYIFMDSLSVIQTLSVSLDERSNEKNRKTLNSAERLDGNLMSGGQSSHGHKDDSVHKDWNFAASDGLRFRKGNVEKNLGTSASNIAANLYQDNSGSDPEQNDYSFSINSGNPKKPLSSETDDTSQILVSDGYSVAPNDWMPPNLSVPLFHLVDVVFQLQDGGWIRRQAFWVAKQILQLGMGDTFDDWLVEKIQLLRRGRIIAFAVKRVEQILWPDGIFMTKHPKRKAAAVPPNAQSNGMTNYLSDEQRIEAAHRANFVRELIIDKAPSALVSLVGRKEYERCAQDIYFFLQSPVCLKQLAFELLELLVLAAFPELDGTVSKWHEDKQQLCSLE